One window of the Spirochaetota bacterium genome contains the following:
- a CDS encoding phosphopantothenoylcysteine decarboxylase → MKKIILGISSSIAAYKACDLIRLFVKGGYSVHVVATENALHLVSPLTLETLSGNPVYSEQYSRERREMGHIELKTDASLFLVAPATANVIGKFACGIADDLLSTTFLSVTCPVMMAPAMNPNMYRHPAVQRNIQTLKQWGVAFIEPAAGEVVCGDDGIGKLADIEAIYGAAVNAIK, encoded by the coding sequence ATGAAAAAGATCATACTGGGGATATCATCGTCCATTGCGGCGTACAAGGCCTGCGACCTCATCAGGCTCTTCGTTAAAGGCGGATACTCGGTCCACGTGGTGGCCACCGAGAATGCCCTCCACCTGGTGTCGCCCCTCACCCTGGAGACCCTGTCGGGCAATCCCGTTTACAGCGAGCAGTATTCGCGGGAGCGCCGCGAGATGGGGCACATCGAGCTGAAGACCGACGCATCCCTCTTCCTGGTGGCGCCGGCCACGGCTAACGTCATCGGCAAGTTCGCCTGCGGCATAGCCGACGACCTGCTGTCCACCACCTTCCTGTCGGTGACATGCCCGGTCATGATGGCGCCGGCAATGAACCCGAACATGTACCGTCATCCGGCGGTTCAGAGGAACATCCAGACCCTGAAGCAGTGGGGCGTCGCTTTCATCGAGCCCGCGGCCGGGGAAGTGGTGTGCGGCGACGATGGAATCGGCAAGCTCGCCGATATCGAAGCGATATACGGGGCGGCGGTCAATGCAATTAAGTGA
- a CDS encoding phosphopantothenoylcysteine decarboxylase — translation MQLSERKAIITGGPTREWIDPVRFISNPSTGKMGVAIADVCSGRARETVFIHGPIDSSLVNAKKYRCVAVESTVDMLKAVAGELCENAVLVMAAAPADYSPVSRSDRKIKKSDENLLLELKKTPDILREVAAMKRDGRINNVFTVGFAAETNNLDEYALKKLSEKNLDMICLNDVSRSDAGFGSDTNIITIFFRNGVRKDLPLISKHEVAARIVEEIESRLPRYLISQ, via the coding sequence ATGCAATTAAGTGAGAGAAAGGCCATCATCACCGGCGGACCCACAAGGGAGTGGATCGACCCCGTGCGGTTCATATCGAACCCCTCGACGGGAAAGATGGGCGTGGCCATTGCCGACGTCTGCTCCGGCCGGGCCCGGGAGACCGTCTTCATTCACGGTCCCATCGATTCGTCCCTGGTGAATGCCAAGAAATACCGCTGTGTGGCGGTGGAAAGCACCGTGGACATGCTCAAGGCGGTGGCCGGCGAGCTCTGCGAGAACGCGGTCCTCGTCATGGCCGCGGCGCCGGCCGATTACTCCCCGGTGTCCAGGTCCGACAGGAAGATAAAAAAATCGGATGAGAACCTCCTGCTGGAGCTCAAAAAAACTCCAGACATCCTCAGGGAAGTCGCGGCCATGAAGCGGGACGGCCGCATCAATAACGTTTTCACCGTCGGTTTCGCCGCCGAGACGAACAACCTCGATGAATACGCCCTGAAGAAGCTATCCGAAAAGAACCTGGACATGATCTGCCTCAATGACGTCTCGCGGAGCGATGCTGGGTTCGGATCCGATACCAACATCATAACCATATTCTTCCGAAACGGCGTCCGCAAGGACCTTCCCCTCATATCGAAGCACGAGGTCGCGGCGCGGATCGTCGAAGAGATCGAGTCGCGCCTTCCCCGATACCTGATATCCCAGTAG
- the amrB gene encoding AmmeMemoRadiSam system protein B, whose protein sequence is MYRRKPAVAGSFYPSNPQRLGVMIDSFLAEAQGAASGENVVGVISPHAGYVYSGPVAAYAFHRIPADTELVIVLAPSHRARFNGAAILAEGVFETPLGDVAIDAEIGSRLRGRDYFGTIKEAHELEHSLEVQVPFLQKVLKSFSLVPIIIGTVDITVCRGIAEGIHAALADEKRKYAVVISTDLSHYHPYDAARTLDKRFSDALSSFDEKKVEDVISSGKAEACGEGPVLTGMVLCRLLGAKNVEILKYANSGDTAGSKDQVVGYLAAAFVK, encoded by the coding sequence ATGTACCGAAGAAAGCCGGCCGTGGCAGGGTCATTCTATCCTTCAAATCCGCAGCGCCTCGGCGTGATGATCGATTCATTCCTGGCTGAAGCGCAGGGAGCTGCCTCCGGGGAAAACGTCGTGGGCGTCATATCGCCCCACGCGGGGTACGTGTATTCAGGGCCGGTGGCGGCCTATGCCTTCCACCGGATACCGGCCGACACGGAGCTGGTGATCGTGCTGGCGCCCTCGCACCGGGCCCGTTTCAATGGCGCGGCCATCCTTGCCGAGGGCGTTTTTGAAACTCCCCTGGGCGACGTCGCCATCGACGCCGAGATCGGATCCAGGCTCAGGGGCCGCGATTATTTCGGGACCATCAAGGAGGCCCATGAGCTCGAGCATTCCCTGGAAGTGCAGGTCCCCTTTTTGCAGAAGGTGCTGAAAAGCTTTAGCCTGGTTCCCATCATCATCGGCACCGTGGACATAACAGTCTGCCGCGGCATAGCCGAAGGGATCCACGCGGCCCTGGCGGATGAAAAGCGGAAGTACGCGGTCGTCATATCCACGGACCTTTCGCACTATCATCCCTACGACGCCGCCCGGACGCTGGACAAGCGCTTCAGCGACGCCCTGAGCTCCTTTGACGAGAAGAAGGTGGAGGATGTCATATCGAGCGGCAAGGCCGAGGCCTGCGGGGAAGGGCCGGTCCTTACCGGAATGGTGCTGTGCCGGCTCCTGGGGGCAAAAAACGTTGAAATCTTGAAGTACGCCAATTCCGGCGACACGGCCGGATCAAAGGACCAGGTGG